From Cucumis melo cultivar AY chromosome 1, USDA_Cmelo_AY_1.0, whole genome shotgun sequence, a single genomic window includes:
- the LOC103499882 gene encoding citrate synthase, mitochondrial: MAFFKSLTALSKLRSRVGQQSNLSNSVRWLQIQSSSDLDLQSHLRELIPEQQDRLKKFKAEHGKVQLGNITVDMVLGGMRGMTGLLWETSLLDPDEGIRFRGLSIPECQKLLPAAKPDGEPLPEGLLWLLLTGKVPSKEQVDALSRELQSRASVPDYVYKAIDALPITSHPMTQFATGVMGLQVQSEFQKAYEKGIHKSKYWEPTYEDSMNLIARVPLVASYVYRRIYKDGHIIPKDDSLDYGANFSHMLGFDSPQMQELMRLYVTIHSDHEGGNVSAHTGHLVASALSDPYLSFAAALNGLAGPLHGLANQEVLLWIKSVVEECGENITKDQLKDYVWKTLNSGKVVPGFGHGVLRKTDPRYTCQREFALKHLPDDPLFQLVSKLYEVVPPILTELGKVKNPWPNVDAHSGVLLNYFGLTEARYFTVLFGVSRSLGICSQLIWDRALGLPLERPKSVTLQWLEDYCKKAT, from the exons ATGGCGTTCTTCAAAAGTTTGACGGCTCTTTCTAAGCTACGGTCGCGTGTT GGACAACAATCTAATCTCAGCAACTCCGTTAGATGGCTTCAAATACAGAGCTCATCCGATCTT GACCTACAATCTCATTTGAGGGAATTGATTCCAGAGCAGCAG GATCGCCTCAAGAAATTCAAAGCTGAACATGGAAAGGTTCAATTGGGCAACATCACTGTTGATATG GTACTCGGTGGAATGAGGGGAATGACAGGACTACTATGGGAAACATCTCTACTTGATCCTGACGAG GGTATTCGCTTTAGAGGTCTGTCAATTCCTGAATGTCAAAAATTACTACCAGCTGCCAAGCCTGATGGAGAGCCATTACCCGAGGGTCTTCTGTGGCTTCTTCTCACAGGAAAG GTGCCAAGCAAAGAGCAAGTTGATGCATTATCTAGGGAGTTACAAAGCCGTGCCAGTGTTCCAG ATTATGTATACAAGGCCATTGATGCTCTTCCTATTACATCTCACCCAATGACTCAGTTTGCAACAGGTGTCATGGGTCTTCAg GTTCAAAGTGAATTCCAGAAGGCTTATGAGAAAGGAATTCACAAATCAAA GTACTGGGAACCAACGTATGAAGATTCAATGAATTTAATTGCTCGAGTGCCTTTGGTAGCTTCTTATGTCTACCGCAG GATATACAAGGATGGCCATATAATTCCAAAAGATGACTCTCTGGATTATGGTGCAAATTTTTCGCACATGTTAGGATTTGACAGTCCCCAAATGCAAGAACTCATGAGGCTCTACGTTACTATCCATAG TGATCACGAAGGTGGGAATGTAAGCGCTCACACAGGCCACCTT GTTGCTAGTGCACTTTCAGATCCTTATCTTTCATTTGCTGCTGCTCTAAATGGTCTGGCTGGACCATTACATGGTTTGGCAAATCAG GAAGTTCTGCTTTGGATCAAATCTGTAGTGGAGGAGTGTGGAGAGAACATAACCAAGGATCAGTTGAAAGACTATGTTTGGAAAACACTAAACAGTGGCAAG gtTGTTCCAGGATTTGGTCATGGAGTTCTGCGTAAAACAGATCCAAGATACACATGTCAGAGAGAGTTTGCCTTGAAGCATTTGCCTGATGATCCTCTTTTTCAGCTG GTATCCAAGCTCTACGAAGTTGTGCCACCCATCCTAACAGAACTTGGCAAG GTTAAAAACCCATGGCCGAATGTTGATGCTCACAGTGGAGTGCTGTTGAACTACTTTGGTTTGACTGAAGCAAG GTACTTCACTGTTCTCTTTGGTGTTTCAAGGAGTCTTGGAATTTGCTCTCAG TTAATATGGGACCGAGCTCTTGGGTTGCCACTAGAGAGGCCGAAGAGCGTGACGTTGCAATGGCTTGAGGACTACTGCAAGAAAGCTACTTGA
- the LOC127150561 gene encoding uncharacterized protein LOC127150561 — protein MASIFVAPPSQLNLTSRRSLTHRAVLPSSIASIQFQSNASPFLSFSNRKNIIGLELRQRSIAASKSTDGNSIEENSSSKASSDDAQGPPFLTILAGFFVFSLILWIFSSAVTSLLGLVVKLISAK, from the exons ATGGCTTCCATCTTCGTTGCGCCGCCGTCTCAACTGAATCTTACATCCCGCCGGAGTTTGACTCACAGAGCCGTTCTTCCTTCTTCCATCGCCAGCATTCAATTTCAGTCGAACGCCTctccatttctttctttcag CAACAGGAAGAACATCATTGGATTGGAATTAAGGCAAAGATCTATAGCAGCCTCAAAATCCACAGATGGGAATTCCATCGAGGAAAATAGTTCGAGTAAAGCAAGTAGTGATGATGCCCAAGGTCCTCCATTTCTTACCATTTTGGCTGGATTTTTTGTCTTTTCCCTTATACTATGGATATTCAGTTCTGCTGTTACCTCACTTTTAGGTCTAGTCGTCAAGCTGATCTCAGCAAAATAG
- the LOC103499881 gene encoding GTP 3',8-cyclase, mitochondrial: MALATNMRRNACLVTNWLVASGKLNFLSVGFEHASYSIIRKTNGLRIFGDQLEASRTYATSCAKLSDEIQKENSDSNMLVDSFGRMHTYLRISLTERCNLRCQYCMPAEGVDLTSTPKLLTRNEIMRLANLFVSSGVNKIRLTGGEPTIRKDIEDICLELSNLKGLKTLAMTTNGIVLARKLPKLKECGLSAINISLDTLVPAKFEFMTRRKGHEKVMESINAAVDLGYNPVKVNCVIMRGFNDDEICNFVELTREKPINIRFIEFMPFDGNVWNVKKLVPYSEILQTVTKNFVNLTRLGDHPTETAKNFRIDGHQGTVSFITSMTEHFCAGCNRLRLLADGNFKVCLFGPSEVSLRDPLRQGADDNELREIIHAAVRRKKASHAGMFDIAKTANRPMIHIGG; this comes from the exons ATGGCTTTGGCGACTAATATGAGAAGAAATGCATGCCTCGTCACCAATTGGCTCGTAGCGTCTGGAAAATTAAATTTCCTATCG GTGGGATTTGAACATGCATCTTACTCCATCATCAGAAAAACTAATGGTCTTAGAATCTTTGGGGATCAACTGGAGGCTTCAAGAACGTATGCTACTTCTTGTGCTAAGCTGTCGGATGAAATCCAGAAAGAGAATTCAGACTCTAATATGTTGGTTGATTCATTTGGAAGGATGCACACTTACTTAAGGATATCATTGACAGAACGGTGCAACTTGCGATGTCAGTACTGTATGCCTGCAGAAGGTGTAGACCTCACTTCCACCCCGAAGCTTCTTACTCGGAATGAAATTATGCGATTGGCTAATCTTTTTGTAAGCTCTGGTGTAAATAAAATTCGCTTGACTGGTGGGGAGCCTACCATTAGGAAAGATATTGAGGATATATGTTTAGAGCTGTCTAATTTAAAAGGTTTGAAGACATTGGCTATGACCACGAATGGAATAGTTCTTGCAAGAAAACTTCCCAAGCTTAAAGAATGTGGGCTTTCAGCTATTAATATTAGTTTGGATACATTGGTGCCAGCAAAGTTTGAATTCATGACCCGGCGCAAGGGGCATGAAAAGGTTATGGAATCTATCAATGCTGCAGTAGACCTTGGTTACAATCCTGTTAAA GTGAACTGTGTTATAATGCGTGGCTTCAATGATGATGAGATTTGCAATTTTGTTGAGTTGACTCGTGAGAAACCAATTAATATTCGATTCATTGAGTTTATGCCCTTTGATGGAAATGTTTGGAATGTTAAGAAACTGGTACCCTACTCAGAAATTTTGCAAACAGTG ACTAAAAACTTCGTGAACCTCACACGACTGGGAGATCATCCTACAGAGACAGCAAAAAATTTCAGGATAGATGGGCACCAGGGTACAGTTTCGTTTATCACATCAATGACAGAGCATTTTTGTGCTGGTTGCAACAGATTGCGACTTTTAGCAGATGGAAACTTCAAAGTCTGCTTGTTTGGTCCCTCGGAG GTTAGCTTGAGAGACCCACTTCGTCAAGGTGCTGATGATAACGAGCTAAGGGAAATAATTCATGCAGCG gtaagaagaaagaaagcttCACATGCCGGAATGTTCGATATTGCAAAGACTGCAAACAGACCCATGATACATATTGGTGGCTAG